The Megasphaera stantonii genome includes a window with the following:
- a CDS encoding rubredoxin, whose protein sequence is MDKYECTICGYIYDEAEGDAENNVAAGTKFADLPEDWACPTCGAGKDAFVKMD, encoded by the coding sequence ATGGATAAATACGAATGCACCATTTGCGGTTACATTTACGACGAAGCTGAAGGCGACGCTGAAAACAACGTAGCAGCCGGCACGAAATTTGCCGATTTGCCGGAAGACTGGGCATGCCCGACTTGCGGCGCTGGTAAAGACGCTTTCGTAAAAATGGACTAA
- a CDS encoding DUF3298 and DUF4163 domain-containing protein, protein MMKEKLAAALCAALLVGSLSFAAAPATVQDAQKAVYTKPNGSTLTIQYPAVSVAGNAAASQKIAQYFIEEQAKAKAFFDKESMEGMKMTEEKSYVVTLNDGKYLSFIDQGYIYFDKAAHPTSWKHGVTFDLETGERLDWQDLVRPEDAEFFTLDRINAKIFLSKYQLSTYFEGLTELPKNYYLDENKVIHFIFGQYEIAPYSTGIVDISMGKKAK, encoded by the coding sequence ATGATGAAAGAAAAATTAGCGGCCGCGTTGTGCGCCGCCTTGCTGGTCGGTTCGTTATCCTTCGCCGCGGCTCCGGCGACGGTGCAGGACGCGCAGAAGGCCGTATACACGAAACCGAACGGCAGCACGCTGACGATACAGTATCCGGCTGTTTCCGTCGCCGGCAATGCCGCAGCCAGCCAGAAAATCGCGCAATACTTCATAGAAGAACAGGCCAAGGCCAAGGCGTTTTTTGATAAAGAAAGCATGGAAGGCATGAAGATGACCGAAGAAAAGTCGTACGTCGTGACGCTCAACGACGGCAAGTATCTGTCCTTCATCGACCAGGGCTATATCTATTTTGACAAGGCCGCCCATCCGACGAGCTGGAAGCACGGCGTGACCTTCGATTTGGAAACGGGCGAACGGCTGGACTGGCAGGATTTGGTACGGCCGGAAGACGCGGAATTCTTTACGCTGGACCGCATCAACGCCAAGATTTTCCTGAGCAAGTACCAGCTGTCCACGTATTTTGAAGGCCTGACGGAGCTGCCGAAGAATTATTACCTCGACGAAAACAAGGTCATCCACTTCATTTTCGGGCAGTATGAAATCGCGCCGTACTCGACGGGTATCGTCGATATCAGCATGGGTAAAAAGGCAAAATAA
- a CDS encoding ATP-dependent Clp protease ATP-binding subunit, with protein MNNRFTSDAKKVLRYAQESAKSFRHDYVGTEHILLGLVLHTDSMAGQFLAQQGLTSEHVTRAIQNAVGVGEKATSALRLTPRTKRTMELAVRTANQLGQQYISTEHMLAGVLQEQGCMARRILEQMDVNPDELLQKIVQLMNNGAAGGEAEGQAIDLSEFGRDLNELAREDKIDPVIGRSREIERVVQILCRRTKNNPVLIGEPGVGKTAIAEGLAQRIVTGDVPDVLAHKRIFSLDMGSLVAGTKYRGEFEDRIKQVIEAVQQDDDMILFIDELHQLIGAGAVEGSMDAANILKPALSRGELQCIGATTIDEYKKNLEKDAALARRFQTVLVGEPSEGEAEQIVFGLRDRYEAFHKARITDEAVRAAVKLSARYISDRYLPDKAIDVVDEAAARVRMKVYAPSQDVQALEQRLAAIRQEKDAALASEEFERCASLRDEGKKIADEIAALKQEKKRHDDAKLIVTEEDVADVVSQWTGVPVQQLTETEARRLLHLEEELHKRVISQDEAVTAVAKAIRRARAGLKDVNRPIGSFLFLGPSGVGKTELARTLARQLFGSQDAMIRIDMSEFMERYSVSRLVGAPPGYVGYEEGGELTDAVREKPYSVVLFDEVEKASGDFFNLLLQVLDEGRLTDSKGRTVDFRNTVIIMTSNLGASHLKPSAPVMGFAAGTGTDKDKAASFAIAKKEILDDVKKFFRPEFLNRIDEMLVFKPLETEDLRRIVALMLEDLGRRLQEKGVQMTWTTEADDVLVQEGTDFAYGARPLKRAIQKLVEDPIAEMLLGGSLKEGNVLQVDSLDKKELVFTTT; from the coding sequence ATGAATAATCGATTTACGAGCGACGCGAAGAAGGTACTGCGCTATGCTCAGGAATCGGCAAAATCGTTTCGCCATGATTATGTCGGGACGGAACATATACTGCTAGGCCTGGTGCTCCATACGGACAGCATGGCCGGACAGTTTTTGGCACAGCAGGGGCTGACGTCGGAGCACGTTACCCGGGCGATTCAAAACGCCGTCGGCGTCGGCGAGAAAGCGACGTCGGCCCTGCGGCTCACGCCGCGGACGAAGCGGACCATGGAGCTGGCCGTGCGGACGGCGAACCAGCTGGGGCAGCAATATATCAGCACGGAGCACATGCTGGCCGGCGTGCTGCAGGAACAGGGCTGCATGGCCCGGCGGATTTTAGAGCAGATGGATGTCAATCCAGACGAGCTGCTGCAGAAAATCGTCCAGCTCATGAATAACGGCGCTGCCGGAGGTGAAGCCGAAGGGCAGGCCATCGACTTATCCGAATTTGGCCGCGATTTGAACGAACTGGCCCGGGAGGATAAGATCGACCCGGTCATCGGTCGGAGCCGGGAAATCGAACGGGTCGTCCAGATTTTGTGCCGCCGTACGAAAAACAACCCCGTCCTCATCGGCGAACCCGGCGTAGGAAAGACGGCTATTGCCGAAGGGCTGGCCCAGCGCATCGTAACGGGCGACGTGCCCGACGTACTGGCCCATAAGCGTATCTTTTCCCTCGACATGGGAAGCCTCGTCGCCGGGACGAAATACCGCGGCGAATTTGAAGACCGCATCAAGCAGGTCATCGAAGCCGTCCAGCAGGACGACGACATGATCCTATTCATCGACGAGCTTCACCAGCTCATCGGCGCGGGAGCCGTAGAGGGCTCGATGGATGCGGCCAATATCCTCAAGCCGGCCTTGTCGCGGGGCGAGCTGCAGTGCATTGGCGCGACGACGATCGACGAATACAAGAAAAATCTGGAAAAGGACGCGGCCCTGGCCCGCCGCTTTCAGACCGTCCTCGTCGGCGAGCCGTCGGAAGGCGAGGCCGAACAGATCGTATTCGGCCTGCGGGATCGGTACGAAGCCTTTCACAAGGCGCGCATTACCGACGAAGCAGTCCGGGCTGCCGTCAAATTGTCGGCCCGGTACATTTCGGACCGCTATCTGCCTGACAAGGCCATCGACGTCGTCGATGAAGCGGCGGCCCGCGTGCGCATGAAGGTCTACGCGCCGTCGCAGGACGTGCAGGCCCTGGAACAGCGGCTGGCGGCGATTCGACAGGAAAAGGACGCGGCTCTGGCTAGTGAAGAGTTTGAACGGTGCGCGTCGCTGCGTGACGAAGGCAAGAAGATTGCCGATGAAATCGCCGCGCTGAAGCAGGAAAAGAAGCGCCATGACGATGCGAAGCTCATCGTGACGGAAGAAGACGTGGCCGACGTCGTTTCGCAGTGGACCGGCGTCCCCGTACAGCAGCTGACGGAAACGGAAGCCCGTCGTCTGCTCCATCTGGAAGAAGAGCTGCATAAGCGGGTTATCAGCCAGGACGAAGCGGTGACGGCGGTGGCCAAGGCGATCCGGCGGGCCCGCGCCGGCCTGAAAGACGTCAATCGTCCCATCGGCTCGTTCTTATTTCTGGGGCCGAGCGGCGTCGGGAAGACGGAGCTGGCCCGCACGCTGGCCCGTCAGCTTTTCGGCAGCCAGGACGCGATGATACGCATCGACATGAGCGAATTCATGGAACGGTACAGCGTATCCCGCCTCGTCGGCGCGCCGCCGGGATATGTTGGATATGAAGAAGGCGGCGAGCTGACCGACGCCGTGCGGGAAAAGCCGTACAGCGTCGTCTTATTTGACGAAGTCGAAAAAGCCAGCGGCGATTTCTTCAACCTGCTCCTGCAGGTGCTCGACGAGGGGCGGTTGACCGATTCCAAGGGCCGCACAGTCGATTTCCGCAATACGGTCATCATCATGACCAGCAATCTCGGCGCGTCCCACTTGAAGCCGAGCGCGCCGGTCATGGGCTTTGCAGCCGGGACGGGAACCGACAAGGACAAGGCGGCGTCTTTCGCTATAGCTAAAAAGGAAATCCTCGACGACGTGAAGAAGTTTTTCCGTCCGGAATTCCTCAACCGCATCGACGAAATGCTCGTCTTCAAGCCACTGGAAACAGAGGACCTGCGGCGCATCGTGGCCCTCATGCTGGAAGACCTGGGCAGACGGCTTCAGGAAAAGGGCGTGCAGATGACCTGGACGACCGAAGCCGACGACGTGCTGGTACAGGAAGGGACCGACTTTGCCTACGGCGCAAGGCCGCTGAAGCGGGCTATCCAGAAGCTGGTAGAAGATCCCATTGCCGAGATGCTGCTGGGCGGCAGCTTAAAGGAGGGCAACGTCCTTCAGGTGGACAGCCTCGATAAAAAGGAGCTCGTCTTTACGACAACATAA
- a CDS encoding ATP--guanido phosphotransferase, with amino-acid sequence MPYEFLRKPLSPWQEQIGDYGDVVVDSRIRLSRNLKNYVFPQRASDTELAAVFAEGRRMTPLLSAMGRGRYAFIDLDELTPLQRELMAAKHFVSAAHITKPVSRAVIVRDDGAAAVMVNETDHFCIQTAAAGFDLLKAWDDASQIDDCLEQKLNFAYRDDFGYLTSSPSITGTGLIAGVTVHIPALVLMKRLNRIVQGITKFGFAVCGMYGERDEYIGNIFQISNQITLGVSEEDILGQLRKLVAQVVQEERNCRQILWTHDGDMMKDKFCRAYGTLSQAWLMSEQEGLSLLSDLRFGIDAGVIAKPAQLYEGLLTAITPAYLQAEAGRELGDTEMERERAAVIRRMVSAGDGAASLPESL; translated from the coding sequence ATGCCGTATGAATTTCTACGCAAGCCCCTCAGTCCCTGGCAGGAACAGATTGGCGATTATGGCGACGTCGTCGTCGACAGCCGCATCCGCCTGTCCCGGAATTTAAAGAACTACGTCTTTCCCCAGCGGGCGTCCGACACCGAATTGGCGGCTGTCTTTGCCGAAGGGCGGCGCATGACGCCTCTTTTAAGCGCTATGGGACGGGGGAGATATGCCTTTATCGATTTGGACGAGCTGACGCCTCTGCAGCGGGAGCTGATGGCAGCCAAGCATTTCGTCTCAGCCGCCCATATTACAAAGCCTGTTTCCCGGGCGGTTATCGTGCGGGACGACGGCGCTGCGGCCGTCATGGTCAACGAAACGGACCATTTCTGCATCCAGACGGCGGCGGCCGGTTTCGACCTGCTCAAGGCCTGGGACGACGCGTCTCAAATCGACGACTGCTTGGAACAGAAGCTGAATTTTGCCTATCGCGACGACTTCGGCTATTTGACGTCCAGCCCGTCGATTACCGGTACAGGGCTTATTGCCGGCGTCACGGTTCACATACCGGCGCTGGTCTTGATGAAGAGGCTGAACCGTATCGTCCAGGGGATTACGAAATTCGGCTTCGCCGTGTGCGGCATGTACGGCGAACGGGACGAATATATTGGAAACATATTCCAAATCAGCAACCAGATTACCCTGGGCGTGTCGGAAGAAGATATTTTAGGACAGCTGCGCAAGCTCGTCGCCCAGGTCGTGCAGGAAGAACGAAACTGCCGTCAGATTTTGTGGACCCATGACGGCGACATGATGAAGGATAAATTCTGCCGGGCCTACGGCACGCTGTCGCAGGCCTGGCTGATGAGCGAACAGGAAGGGCTGTCGCTGTTGAGCGATCTGCGCTTCGGCATCGACGCCGGCGTCATTGCAAAGCCGGCTCAGCTGTACGAGGGACTGCTGACGGCTATTACGCCGGCATACTTGCAGGCCGAAGCCGGGCGGGAACTCGGAGACACGGAGATGGAACGAGAACGGGCGGCCGTCATCCGCCGCATGGTATCGGCAGGCGACGGAGCGGCGTCTCTTCCGGAGTCCCTATAA
- the uvrC gene encoding excinuclease ABC subunit UvrC: MALSEAVLDKVRNLTTQPGVYLWKNDRGQIIYVGKAVNLRNRVRSYVRHDAKRAPKVTAMMSHAADVETIVVANEMEALILENTLIKKHRPRYNIMLRDDKTYPYIKVTVQEDYPRVFMTRRVHRDGARYFGPFADAGAVHRVLKLIQRAFRIRSCRTMQADRPCLQYHLHHCDAPCVHYITKGEYGKLVEQAVGILEGRDAGIVRRLQEQMEAAAEEMEFEKAAMYRDQITAVRVIQEQQNITTVGGGDMDVLGFAGDAGQTCVQIYTIRQGRLMGRETFSLENSADETAAALTSAVLDQYYVDGVFVPKEIVVSAVEDKEDYERRLTQRKGQNVALVVPLRGIKKKLLTMAEDNARVLLEQRRLQWQHDTDKTSGAVEALARVLDLPRLPERMECFDISHTQGIETVASMVVFEHGRPAKQEYRRFKLKTVQGKPDDFKSMAEIMGRRYGERDWPAPDLIVIDGGKGQLHAALPIIREAGCEAPVISLAKRIEEVFVEGRSDSIILSHHTPELQLLQAIRDEAHRFAITYHRSLRGKRNLVSILDHIEGIGPKRRKALWGAFKNLEAMKAATVEELAAVPGMTRQTAENVYYFFRLGTDEKRKIVENKADLQNV; the protein is encoded by the coding sequence ATGGCCTTGAGTGAAGCCGTACTCGATAAGGTACGAAATTTGACGACCCAGCCCGGCGTATACTTGTGGAAAAACGACAGGGGACAGATCATTTACGTCGGCAAGGCCGTGAATCTGCGCAACCGCGTGCGCAGCTACGTCCGGCACGACGCCAAGCGCGCGCCGAAGGTGACGGCGATGATGAGCCACGCCGCCGATGTGGAAACTATCGTCGTAGCCAATGAGATGGAAGCGCTCATACTGGAAAACACGCTCATTAAAAAGCATCGCCCGCGCTACAATATCATGCTGCGCGACGATAAGACCTACCCGTATATCAAGGTGACGGTGCAGGAAGACTATCCGCGTGTCTTTATGACCCGCCGCGTCCATCGAGACGGCGCCCGCTATTTCGGCCCCTTTGCCGACGCCGGCGCCGTTCATCGCGTGCTGAAGCTCATCCAGCGGGCCTTTCGCATCCGTTCCTGCCGGACGATGCAGGCCGACCGGCCCTGCCTGCAGTACCATCTGCATCACTGCGACGCGCCATGCGTCCATTACATTACAAAGGGTGAATACGGCAAACTCGTAGAACAGGCCGTCGGCATACTGGAAGGACGCGATGCGGGCATCGTGCGAAGGCTGCAGGAGCAGATGGAAGCGGCGGCGGAAGAGATGGAGTTCGAAAAGGCCGCTATGTACCGCGATCAGATAACTGCCGTCAGGGTGATTCAGGAGCAGCAGAACATTACGACTGTCGGCGGCGGCGATATGGACGTTCTCGGCTTTGCCGGCGACGCAGGGCAGACCTGCGTTCAGATTTACACCATTCGCCAGGGCCGCCTCATGGGGCGGGAGACCTTCAGCCTGGAAAACAGCGCCGACGAAACGGCGGCCGCCCTGACGTCGGCCGTATTGGATCAGTATTACGTCGACGGCGTGTTCGTGCCTAAGGAAATCGTCGTTTCTGCCGTAGAAGATAAAGAGGATTACGAACGGCGGCTGACGCAGCGGAAGGGGCAGAACGTGGCCTTAGTCGTCCCGCTGCGGGGCATTAAGAAGAAGCTGCTGACTATGGCGGAGGACAACGCCCGCGTTCTCCTCGAGCAGCGCCGCCTCCAGTGGCAGCACGATACGGACAAGACCAGCGGAGCCGTCGAAGCCCTGGCCCGCGTCCTCGACCTGCCGCGCCTGCCGGAACGCATGGAATGCTTCGACATATCCCATACGCAGGGGATTGAAACGGTCGCGTCGATGGTCGTCTTTGAGCACGGCCGGCCGGCGAAGCAGGAGTACCGGCGGTTTAAGCTGAAAACCGTGCAGGGGAAGCCTGACGATTTCAAATCCATGGCGGAAATCATGGGCCGCCGCTACGGTGAACGGGACTGGCCTGCGCCGGACCTCATCGTCATCGACGGCGGCAAGGGGCAGCTGCACGCCGCCCTGCCCATCATCCGCGAGGCGGGATGCGAAGCGCCGGTTATCAGCCTGGCCAAGCGGATAGAAGAAGTATTTGTCGAAGGGCGGAGCGATTCCATTATCCTGAGCCATCACACGCCGGAGCTGCAGCTGCTCCAGGCTATCCGCGACGAGGCCCACCGCTTTGCCATTACGTATCACCGCAGCCTGCGGGGCAAGCGCAATCTCGTGTCTATCCTGGATCACATCGAGGGCATCGGACCGAAGCGGCGCAAGGCCTTGTGGGGCGCCTTTAAAAATCTGGAAGCCATGAAGGCGGCTACGGTAGAAGAGCTGGCCGCCGTGCCGGGCATGACCCGGCAGACGGCGGAAAACGTCTATTATTTTTTCCGCCTGGGAACGGATGAAAAGAGGAAAATCGTGGAAAACAAGGCGGATTTACAGAATGTTTAA
- a CDS encoding alpha-hydroxy-acid oxidizing protein translates to MDMKEIREQTKKRMKGCRVCPECNGKACVGMIPGFGGLRTGRSFARNLESLQEYGLIMRSMSGVEEPSTAVEIFGKTLSLPILIAPVGGIVLNAQVDGDPEEEEIKYDEAVTQGAMEAGTWAFTGDSGAPYMYSSGIASCKKRPGCVVPTIKPREDDKIIEKAVLAEQSGAPAVACDIDAATLINMRIFGQPVGPKSAESIAKVAASIQIPFIVKGVMSAEEALACAEAGAKGIVVSNHGGRVLDGMVGTADVLPEIAEAVKGRITIFADGGVRHGEDVLKLIALGADAVLVGRPAAVAAIGGGAEGVKLMLDTFKRELCDAMMITGVRDIRCVNPRILKKLK, encoded by the coding sequence ATGGATATGAAGGAAATTCGCGAACAGACTAAAAAACGGATGAAAGGCTGCCGCGTCTGTCCGGAGTGCAACGGCAAAGCCTGTGTCGGCATGATTCCCGGCTTCGGCGGACTGCGGACGGGCCGTTCCTTTGCGCGCAACTTGGAATCGCTGCAGGAGTACGGCTTGATCATGCGCAGCATGTCGGGCGTAGAAGAACCGTCGACGGCCGTTGAAATTTTTGGCAAGACCCTGAGCCTGCCTATACTCATCGCGCCGGTAGGCGGCATCGTCCTGAACGCTCAGGTCGACGGCGACCCGGAAGAGGAAGAAATCAAATACGACGAAGCCGTTACGCAGGGGGCGATGGAAGCCGGCACGTGGGCCTTCACCGGTGACAGCGGCGCGCCGTACATGTACTCTTCGGGCATCGCGTCCTGTAAAAAGCGTCCGGGCTGCGTCGTCCCGACGATTAAGCCGCGGGAAGACGATAAGATCATCGAAAAGGCCGTATTGGCGGAACAGTCAGGCGCTCCGGCCGTGGCCTGCGATATCGACGCGGCGACGTTGATCAATATGCGCATTTTCGGCCAGCCTGTCGGCCCGAAGAGCGCTGAAAGCATTGCGAAGGTAGCGGCGTCCATTCAGATTCCCTTTATCGTAAAGGGCGTCATGTCGGCGGAAGAAGCGTTGGCCTGCGCGGAAGCGGGAGCTAAGGGCATCGTCGTCAGCAACCACGGCGGCCGCGTGCTGGACGGCATGGTCGGCACGGCTGACGTACTGCCGGAAATCGCCGAAGCCGTCAAGGGACGGATTACGATCTTTGCCGACGGCGGCGTCCGTCACGGCGAAGACGTATTGAAGCTCATTGCCTTGGGCGCCGACGCCGTCCTCGTCGGCCGTCCGGCAGCCGTTGCGGCCATCGGCGGCGGCGCGGAAGGCGTCAAGCTGATGCTGGATACGTTTAAGCGCGAATTGTGCGACGCCATGATGATTACGGGCGTGCGGGATATCCGCTGCGTCAATCCCCGCATCCTCAAAAAATTAAAATAA
- a CDS encoding CtsR family transcriptional regulator: protein MSILADKIEQFILHKLLEEEEENIVLRRNELADELNCAPSQISYVLSTRFSNDKGFLVESRRGSGGFVRIVRLRPKQQDRTPVLLEERLPAVSITLDDLDGFLFQLIKQHRMTNREAILMHQTFDALYKEIDDEAKRLAVISRILRHLNTH, encoded by the coding sequence ATGAGTATATTAGCTGACAAAATTGAACAATTTATTTTACATAAACTGCTGGAAGAAGAGGAAGAAAACATCGTGCTGCGCCGCAATGAATTGGCCGACGAGCTCAACTGCGCGCCGTCGCAGATCAGCTACGTCCTGAGCACCCGCTTTTCCAACGACAAGGGATTTTTGGTCGAATCGCGGCGCGGTTCGGGCGGCTTTGTCCGCATCGTCCGCCTGCGTCCGAAACAACAGGACCGCACGCCTGTGCTGCTGGAAGAACGGCTGCCGGCGGTGAGCATTACCCTGGACGATTTGGACGGGTTTTTATTCCAGCTTATCAAGCAGCACCGCATGACAAACCGAGAAGCTATTCTCATGCATCAGACCTTTGACGCATTGTACAAGGAAATCGACGACGAGGCGAAGCGGCTGGCCGTCATCAGCCGGATCCTCCGTCATCTGAATACCCATTAG
- a CDS encoding VirK/YbjX family protein: MHSISYFWRLSRTIYGPRNFQENKRAVVFFARAVTNRSLFEELYSFFDAYEPMKGFFDRQDPDFQEVMTRVFLFKNSTMRQRLDALLHHFTILRTMFSDEVIHELYWGKGYTLWKSPDESLPLEARLIFDTGQRKEGFLSLYLYHEGEMIYHFNFRFDYNADGAPSMYIGTIQGSKHGLETTKALTKKLFGYRPKNFILYLMRIFVQTLGIRDMYAITDEGFYTNSHLLRGNRSKKTNFDDFWNDEGAVADGKEQWYIRLPIEEKRRKYDEIKSQKRNLFRKRYLLMDTIVPAYIEAIRGLFSEGFAPVPSAVDEAAIVDKPADYDPIEAPKE, encoded by the coding sequence ATGCATAGCATATCCTATTTCTGGCGATTGTCCCGTACCATTTACGGTCCGCGCAATTTTCAGGAAAATAAGCGGGCCGTCGTTTTTTTTGCCCGCGCCGTGACGAACCGCTCTTTATTTGAGGAATTATATTCTTTTTTTGACGCCTACGAGCCGATGAAGGGCTTTTTCGACAGGCAGGACCCGGATTTTCAGGAAGTCATGACCCGCGTGTTCCTGTTTAAGAATTCGACGATGCGCCAGCGCCTGGACGCGCTGCTTCATCATTTTACGATTTTGCGGACTATGTTTTCCGACGAAGTCATTCATGAGCTGTATTGGGGCAAGGGCTATACGCTGTGGAAATCGCCTGACGAGTCGCTGCCGCTGGAGGCCCGCCTGATTTTCGATACGGGGCAGCGGAAGGAAGGATTTTTGTCGTTATACTTATATCATGAAGGCGAAATGATTTACCATTTTAACTTCCGCTTTGATTACAATGCCGACGGCGCTCCGTCTATGTACATCGGCACGATTCAGGGCTCAAAGCACGGCCTGGAAACGACGAAGGCGCTGACGAAAAAGCTCTTCGGCTACCGGCCGAAGAATTTTATCCTGTATCTTATGCGCATCTTCGTCCAGACCTTGGGCATCCGCGATATGTATGCCATTACCGACGAGGGATTTTATACGAACAGCCACCTGCTGCGGGGCAACCGTTCGAAGAAGACGAATTTCGACGACTTCTGGAACGATGAAGGGGCTGTAGCCGACGGGAAGGAACAGTGGTATATTCGCCTGCCTATCGAAGAAAAGCGGCGCAAGTACGATGAAATCAAGTCACAGAAGCGCAATCTGTTTCGGAAGCGGTATCTGCTCATGGATACAATCGTACCGGCCTATATCGAGGCGATCCGCGGCCTGTTCAGCGAAGGGTTCGCGCCCGTCCCGTCTGCCGTGGACGAGGCGGCTATCGTCGACAAGCCGGCTGATTATGACCCTATCGAAGCGCCGAAAGAATAA
- a CDS encoding UvrB/UvrC motif-containing protein yields the protein MLCDICKKREAVVHIASFENGRRTDLHLCAACAKTHSKLALFQDLNIINNDFFRKMAYPDYTGQSEEEPRCASCGMTYGEFNRSGLFGCPDCYEAFKEELPPLLRRIHGHTKHDGKVPNRGTGVFRTMTHIKRLRQHLQKLVQEERYEEAAKVRDEIRALQRMQPDAGGREG from the coding sequence ATGCTGTGCGATATTTGCAAAAAGAGAGAGGCTGTCGTCCATATTGCGTCCTTCGAAAATGGGCGGCGCACAGATCTGCATTTGTGCGCGGCGTGTGCAAAGACACATAGCAAGTTAGCTCTGTTTCAGGACTTAAATATTATCAATAATGATTTTTTCCGCAAGATGGCCTATCCCGATTATACAGGGCAGTCGGAAGAAGAGCCGCGCTGCGCCAGCTGCGGCATGACGTACGGCGAGTTTAACCGGTCGGGGCTCTTTGGCTGCCCTGATTGCTACGAAGCGTTTAAGGAAGAGCTGCCGCCGCTGCTGCGCCGCATTCACGGCCATACGAAACACGACGGCAAGGTGCCTAACCGCGGCACGGGCGTCTTCCGCACGATGACGCATATCAAGCGCCTCCGCCAGCATCTGCAGAAGCTGGTGCAGGAAGAGCGGTACGAAGAAGCGGCGAAGGTCCGTGACGAAATACGGGCCCTGCAGAGAATGCAGCCTGACGCTGGCGGAAGGGAGGGCTGA